A window of Benincasa hispida cultivar B227 chromosome 9, ASM972705v1, whole genome shotgun sequence genomic DNA:
TGATGGAAAAGTTGGGTATGAGCCCGGAAAATGTGGCTGATGCCATAGATAAATGGCTAGCTTATGGCTCTTATCTTTGTCGATTATTCAAAGCTAACGAAATGGAGCTCACAATTCCTCAAAAAGCAAGATTTTATCATTACTATATACCCGTCTTTTTTTGGTGTGAAGATCAGATTTCTCAACACCAGTCCTCATttaaagaaggagaagaaatacCTCCCTTAGTGGTATGCTTTTGGAATTCCCATATCTACTTTATTCTTGTTTCAAACCTgcttataataattatttgatgcgTTCTTCCACGTCAAGGAATTGAGATGTTTTGCATGAGCATAGGCTTTCGTGGAATTTTTTTTATCCGAGGCCTATTGATTACGCTGGTTATCACTATCAGAGCTAAAAGTTTGTTATTCCTGTGACTCCTTGTCTTCAAATCACTTTGTTGTGCTTGTGCAGATAGGATTTAGTGCTCCGCAAGGTTGTGGAAAAACGACactcgtgtatgctctcaattATCTTTTTGAAGTAACAGGCAGGTAGGCTGCGATGCGAGTAATTATACCATAATGAGAGCTGACCATCTGCTGAAGCAGTGATAGCTGATAAGACTAAATAATGGGCAAAATATTATTTCTGACTGAAGTTCTATCTCAGGAAGTCTGCTATGTTATCCATTGACGATTTCTATCTGACAGCCGAGGGGCAGGTTGGTTAGCTATCTATGGTGTTTTTAGCATTTGCTTTCGGTTTGCATTACTATTAATAAACCAAGTGTTACATGGTAGGCACAACTGAGGGAAAGCAATCCTGGAAATGCACTTCTGGAGGTAACTATTTTCAGTCTCTCCTTCTCTTAAATTGTAGATTAAATGAAAGCTAGTTTTAGTCCTCCATATTTCTTCTGttaattattttcttctatttttagtTTCGTGGAAATGCTGGAAGTCATGATCTCGAATTGTCAGTCGAAACACTCACAGCCCTATCCAAGTTGACCAAGGAAGGTCAGCTTCTCCTTCACTTTTGCTTCTGTTTCccctattttgatatttttactTATTTAGTTCTCTTTTAAGATGAAGGTTTAAAGATGAAGGTCCCCAGATATGATAAAGTAAGTGCAAATAGCCATTATCTTGGTCCTTGTATATAATTCCAGCCACTTATGAGTCTCAATCCCCCATGTCCTTTGTTTAATCCAGTCTGCATTCAGTGGAAGAGGTGACAGAGCTGATCCTTCTACTTGGCCAGAGGTTGAAGGACCATTGACAGtaagaaattttaatttaaaaaaaaaaaaaaaaaaacttaaaatttattgCACCTAGCTACATGAACTTTAATTTGGTCCTCTAGGTTGTCCTATTCGAAGGCTGGATGCTTGGCTTCAAGCCGCTCCCGACAGAAGCAGTCACAGCAGTTCATCCACAGGTTATAGCTTTTCAACTTTCCAGAACTTATTTTCTAGCTGATCCTCCTTTGTCAAATCTGTCATTAACATCTATTTCTATCTCTACcatgtctttttttttatactcaACCACTATCTCTTCAATCAagtgaaaaaaggaaaacaaaaccTGTGAAAATCTCACTCAAATGAACTGCCAAATTTTACAGCTCGAGACAGTGAACAACAATATGAAAGCATACTACGACGCTTGGGATAAGTACATAAAGGCGTGGATCGTGATCAAGATAAACGATCCCAGTTGCGTCTACTATTGGCGTCTGCAGGTAAGCTGTTTTAACACATTACATACAACCACCGAGTTTTAGAAACCTTAAAAAACAATCTGGTGTTATGAATTTGCAGGCAGAGATTGCAATGAGAGAGGCAGGAAAACCCGGGATGAGCGACGAAGAGGTAACCAAAACGAAATGAAACAAAATAGAGTTTGAAAGTTGCATATAGTCAGATGTCAGTGAAAAAAGTTGGTTTGGATGGATGAGAAGGTGTGGTGGTGTTTTGCAGGTTAAAGATTTTGTTTCGCGTTATCTGCCAGCCTATAAGGCTTATCTTCCCACGTTATACTCAGAAGGGCCAAGTGGGTCAGATCCAAAGCATCTGCTTGTGGTTGAAATTGATGAAGAAAGGAATCCAATTCTTGGTTATTAGGTGGGAGATTATATATGAACTTAAAAGTTGGTTTTATCAGCTTTCATATGTTCTTTGACCACCTTTTTTACCCCTCCTATGTGGATACCACTCGCCTACTTTTCACTAAAGTAGGAGCTCTTATTCATTCATTTGTATCAATCTGTTTTTGTTGTATGTAATAAATCAAGTGGGCTTTACTCAGACTACATGAGGGACTAAGTAGGAGCTTTTACCTTGTGGATTGTATATTACTTTCTTTTATCcgttaaaaattacaaatttagtccctaaattttgatgtttgtgtctatgaattttcaaatattttaaaattaatattctataaaatatagaattgaattttttttttttgtatatctGCAAGGGGGAAGAGATTGAACCTTCGACTTGAGGAAAGTCATGCCAATTACTGATAAGCTAAGCTCACTTTGGTCCAAAAAAAAGTTTATGAAtatattaaatactttttaaagttcACATATTAGAAGatacaaattttagaaaaaggaCTAAACGTGTATTTTAATTCTTATGTTTTGTGAGTGTGAGTGACTTTCTTTTACCATGAATCTTGGGGGTCTCAACCTTACAAATTTGGGTCAATATGGGCTTGTCAGTCCAATAGATGACAGTTTGGGCCTAGGACCAAATGCTGGATTTGTTTGGGCCAAGTCGTCGTAATGCTTTGAgcttatgagattttagttcaTTGGATCATATCGCTAATAAGGTTTGGATGTACTAAGTTggataattaagtttagttgtttgaatttttagttttgtatttatttaatattcaaattttaaaaatgtctagTATGTTCTTAAACTTTCAAGTCTGTGTTTGATAGATTcgtgaattttcaaatttatgtcaAATGAGTTTTAGAACTTTTATTTTGTCTAATGGATTTTTGGCCTATTTGACATTTt
This region includes:
- the LOC120087138 gene encoding D-glycerate 3-kinase, chloroplastic isoform X2, with the translated sequence MATQPLSPTSTFPSLFCSNSNGVGFYKFRSSSYSHHASVSSSSFPMAKTNQSISRLCYLQTHLPKSGNGCSWIQDNSLCHSVSASIECFQGSICYALPTKPAQVSTVEDLFEFICSGPLMEKLGMSPENVADAIDKWLAYGSYLCRLFKANEMELTIPQKARFYHYYIPVFFWCEDQISQHQSSFKEGEEIPPLVIGFSAPQGCGKTTLVYALNYLFEVTGRKSAMLSIDDFYLTAEGQAQLRESNPGNALLEFRGNAGSHDLELSVETLTALSKLTKEGLKMKVPRYDKSAFSGRGDRADPSTWPEVEGPLTVVLFEGWMLGFKPLPTEAVTAVHPQLETVNNNMKAYYDAWDKYIKAWIVIKINDPSCVYYWRLQAEIAMREAGKPGMSDEEVKDFVSRYLPAYKAYLPTLYSEGPSGSDPKHLLVVEIDEERNPILGY
- the LOC120087138 gene encoding D-glycerate 3-kinase, chloroplastic isoform X1; amino-acid sequence: MATQPLSPTSTFPSLFCSNSNGVGFYKFRSSSYSHHASVSSSSFPMAKTNQSISRLCYLQTHLPKSGNGCSWIQDNSLCHSVSASIECFQGSICYALPTKPAQVSTVEDLFEFICSGPLMEKLGMSPENVADAIDKWLAYGSYLCRLFKANEMELTIPQKARFYHYYIPVFFWCEDQISQHQSSFKEGEEIPPLVIGFSAPQGCGKTTLVYALNYLFEVTGRKSAMLSIDDFYLTAEGQAQLRESNPGNALLEFRGNAGSHDLELSVETLTALSKLTKEDEGLKMKVPRYDKSAFSGRGDRADPSTWPEVEGPLTVVLFEGWMLGFKPLPTEAVTAVHPQLETVNNNMKAYYDAWDKYIKAWIVIKINDPSCVYYWRLQAEIAMREAGKPGMSDEEVKDFVSRYLPAYKAYLPTLYSEGPSGSDPKHLLVVEIDEERNPILGY